In one Bacillus thuringiensis genomic region, the following are encoded:
- the aroQ gene encoding type II 3-dehydroquinate dehydratase — protein MKKVLLVNGPNLNRLGVREVNVYGKGTLATLEADMKQEAETMGVELECFQSNHEGAIIDRIHEAEDIYEGIILNPGAFTHYSYAIRDAIASISIPVIEVHISNIHQRESFRHESVTAAVCAGQIVGFGFYGYKLALFALMEKLREA, from the coding sequence ATGAAAAAGGTACTCCTCGTAAACGGTCCTAACCTAAATCGCCTTGGTGTTCGTGAGGTAAATGTATATGGAAAGGGCACGCTAGCGACACTTGAAGCAGATATGAAGCAAGAAGCAGAAACAATGGGAGTGGAGTTAGAATGTTTCCAATCGAATCATGAAGGTGCGATTATCGATCGTATTCATGAGGCGGAAGATATATATGAAGGGATCATTTTAAATCCTGGAGCATTTACACATTATAGCTATGCGATTCGAGATGCAATTGCGAGCATTTCGATTCCTGTTATTGAAGTACATATTTCTAACATTCACCAGCGTGAGTCGTTCCGTCATGAATCTGTGACGGCAGCTGTTTGTGCGGGACAAATTGTTGGATTTGGTTTTTATGGCTATAAGTTAGCGTTATTTGCATTAATGGAGAAATTGAGGGAGGCATAA
- the pepQ gene encoding Xaa-Pro dipeptidase, whose translation MEKIERLRSAFDEAGIDGILLTNEHSRRYMANFTGTAGVVLISKDRAQFITDFRYVEQASKQAVGYEIVQHAGLIIDKVAKQVKELGIQKLGFEQDTLTYSSYSVHKEAIDAEFIPTSGLVEKLRLIKTDSEIKILKEAAQIADAAFEHILSFIRPGVSEIEVSNELEFFMRKQGATSSSFDIIVASGLRSALPHGVASEKVIETGDFVTLDFGAYYKGYCSDITRTIAVGEPSDKLKEIYNIVLEAQLRGVNGIKAGLTGREADALTRDYITEKGYGEYFGHSTGHGIGLEIHEAPGLAFRSDTVLEPGMAVTVEPGIYIPGIGGVRIEDDIIVTSEGNEVITKSPKELIIL comes from the coding sequence ATGGAGAAAATCGAAAGATTACGAAGTGCATTTGATGAGGCTGGTATTGACGGTATTTTGTTAACAAATGAACATAGTCGTAGATATATGGCTAACTTCACAGGAACAGCTGGTGTTGTTCTTATTTCAAAAGATCGTGCTCAATTTATTACAGATTTCCGTTATGTCGAGCAGGCAAGTAAACAAGCGGTTGGATATGAGATTGTGCAGCACGCAGGATTGATCATTGATAAAGTGGCAAAGCAAGTGAAAGAGCTTGGAATTCAAAAGCTTGGTTTTGAGCAAGATACTCTTACATATAGTTCTTATTCAGTGCATAAGGAAGCGATTGATGCTGAATTTATCCCGACTTCTGGCCTTGTAGAAAAGTTACGCTTGATAAAGACTGATTCAGAGATTAAGATATTAAAGGAAGCTGCACAGATTGCAGATGCTGCCTTTGAGCATATTCTATCATTCATTCGCCCGGGAGTATCTGAAATTGAAGTGTCAAATGAACTTGAATTTTTCATGAGAAAACAAGGAGCAACATCTTCTTCGTTTGATATTATCGTTGCTTCAGGTCTTCGTTCGGCATTACCGCACGGCGTGGCATCTGAAAAAGTGATAGAAACAGGAGATTTCGTTACATTAGACTTCGGCGCTTATTATAAAGGATATTGTTCTGATATTACTCGTACGATTGCAGTTGGTGAACCATCTGATAAATTGAAAGAAATTTATAATATCGTTTTAGAAGCACAACTACGTGGTGTGAACGGTATTAAAGCTGGTTTAACAGGCCGTGAAGCGGATGCGTTAACGCGCGATTACATAACGGAAAAAGGATACGGTGAATACTTCGGACACTCTACTGGCCATGGAATCGGTCTTGAAATCCATGAAGCACCAGGTTTAGCGTTCCGTTCTGATACAGTTCTTGAACCAGGTATGGCTGTAACAGTAGAACCAGGTATTTATATTCCAGGTATTGGCGGCGTACGTATTGAAGATGATATCATTGTAACAAGTGAAGGTAATGAAGTAATTACGAAATCACCAAAAGAACTTATTATTTTGTAA
- a CDS encoding HAD family hydrolase, whose translation MKAIIFDFDGLIVDTETIWFHSFRDAVREYGGELPLEEFAKCIGTTDEVLYAYLNDQLKENFNKSALKEKVATLHKEKMKIPKARDGVKEYLEEAKEMGLKIALASSSSREWVIHFLEELQIREYFEVIKTREDVEKVKPDPALYRVAIEELGIKPSEAVVFEDSLNGLRAAVAAGLTCIVVPNDVTRNLPFENHHLRIESMKEKSLKEVLQSIKKDRTS comes from the coding sequence ATGAAAGCAATTATTTTTGATTTTGATGGATTAATTGTGGACACAGAAACGATATGGTTTCACTCTTTCAGAGATGCTGTTCGTGAATACGGCGGGGAACTACCTTTAGAGGAATTTGCAAAATGCATTGGAACAACAGATGAGGTACTTTATGCATATTTAAATGATCAATTAAAAGAGAATTTTAACAAAAGTGCATTAAAAGAAAAAGTGGCAACTTTACATAAAGAGAAAATGAAAATACCAAAAGCTCGTGACGGGGTAAAAGAATATTTAGAAGAAGCGAAAGAAATGGGATTAAAAATCGCACTAGCTTCTAGTTCGTCTAGAGAATGGGTTATTCATTTTTTAGAAGAACTACAAATTCGAGAATATTTTGAAGTAATTAAAACGAGAGAAGATGTTGAGAAGGTAAAACCAGATCCAGCTCTTTATCGAGTTGCAATAGAAGAATTAGGAATTAAGCCGTCTGAAGCTGTTGTATTTGAAGATTCATTAAATGGATTGAGAGCAGCAGTTGCAGCGGGATTAACGTGCATTGTGGTACCCAATGATGTGACGCGGAATTTACCATTTGAAAATCATCATCTTCGAATTGAAAGTATGAAAGAGAAAAGTTTAAAAGAAGTGCTTCAAAGTATAAAAAAAGACCGTACTTCCTAA
- a CDS encoding SA1362 family protein yields MNGRSFTFAIFVLIIGLAIFGLVSSVITNPMGVLRNIGYMLLVVGIFYLLYKMFTNSSGSANSQSSYKRAAKQSNRKHGKQNVAPLGNSFFKSNTSNDKIKKGNSSTLKRKRKQSHLTVIEGKKSKKKDRASF; encoded by the coding sequence ATGAACGGTCGTTCGTTTACTTTCGCTATATTTGTGCTTATTATCGGATTGGCAATATTCGGCCTTGTTTCATCTGTTATTACAAATCCCATGGGTGTATTAAGAAATATCGGGTACATGTTACTTGTTGTCGGTATCTTTTACTTGCTATACAAGATGTTTACAAATTCCAGTGGTTCTGCAAATTCGCAAAGCTCATATAAGCGTGCGGCAAAACAATCGAACCGCAAACATGGGAAACAAAATGTAGCACCCCTAGGCAATTCTTTCTTTAAGTCAAATACTTCTAATGACAAAATTAAAAAAGGGAATTCTTCCACTTTGAAACGAAAAAGAAAACAGTCTCATTTAACTGTCATTGAAGGCAAAAAAAGCAAAAAGAAAGACCGTGCTTCCTTTTAG
- a CDS encoding YqhR family membrane protein — MSQEQLGTRNFVQIGLFGGIFWGGIWYFLHIFSFTEAGPNYFLLPFAFGSWKEGVWGNVSGIVCMGLLSILIAFLYKAFFAKFEGIIAGIIYGLFWWALLFLGMGLMAPAIKSALHLPKETIVTTICIFILYGVFIAYSVSYAVNTNKAEREGEEKTNYSNK; from the coding sequence GTGAGTCAAGAACAATTAGGAACAAGGAATTTTGTGCAGATTGGTTTGTTTGGTGGAATCTTTTGGGGCGGAATATGGTATTTCCTTCATATATTTTCATTCACGGAGGCGGGACCAAATTATTTCCTTTTACCATTTGCGTTTGGGAGTTGGAAAGAGGGTGTATGGGGCAATGTGTCCGGAATAGTGTGTATGGGACTTCTTTCAATTTTGATTGCCTTTTTGTATAAAGCATTTTTTGCGAAGTTTGAAGGGATTATAGCGGGAATTATTTATGGGCTATTTTGGTGGGCACTACTGTTTTTGGGGATGGGTTTAATGGCTCCTGCTATTAAAAGTGCACTCCATTTACCGAAAGAAACAATTGTGACGACCATATGCATTTTTATATTGTATGGTGTGTTTATAGCCTACTCTGTTTCTTACGCAGTAAATACCAATAAGGCCGAGCGAGAAGGGGAAGAGAAGACAAACTATTCAAATAAGTAA
- a CDS encoding DUF1385 domain-containing protein encodes MAEESKQIYGGQAVIEGVMFGGREYTVTAVRRKDKSIEFYRLPRVRNKVLSTLKKIPFLRGIAAIVDASANGAKHLNFASERFDVHPEDDEQIANKKEEQSKLTMVLGVAAVGVLSFIFGKVIFTAVPALLAELTRPIFPSHTGQIIVESVIKLMLLLSYIYFISLTPLIKRVFQYHGAEHKVINAYENNLPLTVENVQKQTRLHYRCGSSFIIFTVIIGMFVYFLVPTDPLWARVINRILLIPVVLGISFEVLQFTNRLRDIPVLRVLGYPGLWLQLLTTKEPTDDQVEVAIASFEELLRLENKQ; translated from the coding sequence ATGGCAGAAGAGTCAAAACAAATATATGGCGGGCAAGCGGTCATAGAAGGAGTTATGTTTGGCGGTAGAGAATATACTGTTACAGCGGTTCGTCGTAAAGATAAATCGATTGAATTTTATCGATTACCACGCGTTCGTAATAAAGTACTATCTACCCTAAAAAAAATTCCATTTTTACGAGGGATTGCCGCTATTGTGGATGCAAGTGCGAATGGAGCAAAGCATTTAAACTTCGCTTCAGAACGATTTGACGTCCACCCAGAAGATGATGAACAAATTGCAAATAAAAAAGAAGAACAATCAAAATTAACGATGGTATTAGGAGTTGCAGCTGTTGGCGTTTTATCTTTTATATTCGGTAAAGTCATTTTCACAGCAGTTCCTGCACTATTAGCTGAATTAACGAGACCGATTTTCCCATCTCATACTGGGCAAATCATTGTCGAAAGTGTCATTAAGCTCATGCTATTATTGAGCTATATATACTTTATTTCTTTAACCCCACTTATTAAGCGGGTATTTCAGTATCACGGTGCAGAGCATAAGGTAATCAATGCTTACGAGAATAACCTTCCTCTGACTGTAGAAAACGTTCAAAAGCAAACTCGTCTCCATTATAGATGCGGCAGTAGCTTTATTATATTTACAGTCATTATTGGAATGTTCGTTTATTTCCTAGTCCCTACAGACCCTCTTTGGGCACGAGTTATAAACCGAATTTTATTAATTCCAGTTGTACTTGGTATTTCTTTTGAAGTATTGCAATTTACAAATCGATTAAGAGATATTCCCGTATTACGCGTACTTGGATATCCTGGGTTATGGCTACAACTATTAACAACGAAAGAACCAACAGATGACCAAGTGGAAGTAGCAATTGCATCGTTTGAAGAATTATTACGTTTAGAGAACAAACAATAA